A part of Nocardioides sp. WS12 genomic DNA contains:
- a CDS encoding ABC transporter permease, producing MLAPEPTRRRDGRTLLALTGAAILVVGLGFAGWAFTTDVVVTFVRMVLLAAGILLAITGLGRLCRGLLGRKVDVVFWLGMTWLVLVLGAALCAPLLPLGNHNDSVAGLTEPIFARPDLGSSHPFGTNNYGLDVLSRAVYGARTSILVALLAVLIGTVVGGLVGMVSGFVRGTTDRVVGILSNALLAVPPLILLIALGSVLEPSVRSIAFALSLLTIPSMVRLARANTITVAEREFVLAARALGAGRVRLLRREVLPNVVLPVLSLAVVMISVLVVAEASLSFLGIGIEQPEPTWGNMIAEGQSGVMEKHPFIVVVPGVCLFLTVFSFNLLGEKAQKRWDPRSAKL from the coding sequence GTGCTCGCGCCTGAACCGACCCGTCGCCGCGACGGTCGCACCCTGCTCGCCCTGACCGGGGCCGCAATCCTGGTCGTCGGTCTCGGCTTCGCCGGCTGGGCCTTCACCACCGACGTCGTGGTCACCTTCGTCCGGATGGTGCTGCTCGCCGCCGGCATCCTGCTCGCGATCACCGGTCTGGGCCGGTTGTGCCGCGGCCTGCTCGGCCGCAAGGTCGACGTCGTGTTCTGGCTCGGGATGACCTGGCTGGTACTGGTGCTGGGCGCTGCCCTGTGCGCGCCGCTGCTGCCGCTCGGCAACCACAACGACTCCGTGGCCGGTCTGACCGAGCCGATCTTCGCCCGCCCGGACCTCGGTTCGAGCCACCCGTTCGGCACCAACAACTACGGCCTCGACGTCCTCTCGCGTGCCGTGTACGGCGCCCGTACGTCGATCCTGGTTGCGCTGCTGGCGGTCCTGATCGGCACCGTGGTCGGTGGCCTCGTCGGCATGGTGTCCGGCTTCGTCCGCGGCACGACCGACCGGGTGGTCGGCATCTTGTCGAACGCGCTGCTCGCCGTACCGCCGCTGATCCTGCTCATCGCGCTGGGCTCCGTGCTGGAGCCGAGCGTGCGCAGCATCGCGTTCGCCCTGTCCCTGCTGACGATTCCGAGCATGGTGCGACTGGCGCGGGCGAACACGATCACCGTCGCCGAGCGCGAGTTCGTGCTCGCAGCGCGGGCCCTGGGTGCCGGCCGGGTGCGGCTGTTGCGCCGCGAGGTGCTGCCGAACGTCGTACTCCCGGTGCTGTCGCTGGCCGTCGTGATGATCTCGGTGCTCGTGGTCGCGGAGGCATCACTGTCGTTCCTCGGCATCGGCATCGAGCAGCCTGAACCGACCTGGGGCAACATGATTGCCGAGGGCCAGAGCGGCGTGATGGAGAAGCACCCGTTCATCGTCGTCGTACCGGGCGTCTGCCTGTTCCTGACCGTGTTCTCGTTCAACTTGTTGGGGGAGAAGGCGCAGAAGCGCTGGGATCCGAGGAGTGCCAAGCTGTGA
- a CDS encoding ABC transporter permease: MARRILLPILELIAVLLLVSLGVFLLLSLVPGDPAIAVLGEGRTPQEYDALREQLGLNDPLLVRYGDWLGGVLHGDFGTSLVPPQTSVLDRILSALPVSAQLAAMGLVMALLIAIPLAMWSAYHEGGRADRAISAATFGLLSMPSFLVGLLLIAVLVNSLDLFPRNEWVRLGDGIGGNLQHAFLPALTIALMEAAMFTRILRNDLVTTLHEDFILAARARGMSPLRIMVSDALRPSSFSLVTVLGLSIGRLVGSTVIVEYLFALPGMGKLVIDAANQGNYPMVQGAVLVIAVIYVGSNALIDRSYGYLDPRTRRARA, from the coding sequence GTGGCGCGCCGCATCCTCCTTCCGATCCTCGAGCTGATCGCAGTTCTGCTGCTGGTCAGCCTGGGTGTCTTCCTGCTGCTGTCGCTCGTCCCCGGTGACCCGGCGATCGCCGTACTCGGTGAAGGCCGCACACCGCAGGAGTACGACGCCCTGCGTGAGCAGCTGGGGCTGAACGACCCGCTGCTGGTGCGGTACGGCGACTGGCTGGGCGGTGTTCTCCACGGAGACTTCGGCACCTCGCTGGTGCCGCCGCAGACCTCGGTCCTCGACCGGATCCTGTCGGCCCTGCCCGTGAGTGCCCAGCTGGCCGCGATGGGCCTGGTGATGGCCCTGCTCATCGCGATCCCGCTGGCGATGTGGTCGGCGTACCACGAAGGTGGCCGGGCGGACCGGGCCATCAGTGCCGCGACGTTCGGACTGCTCTCGATGCCGTCCTTCCTCGTCGGACTCCTGCTGATCGCCGTGCTCGTCAACTCGCTCGACCTGTTCCCGCGCAACGAGTGGGTGCGCCTGGGCGACGGCATCGGCGGCAACCTGCAACACGCCTTCCTGCCGGCGCTGACGATCGCGCTGATGGAGGCGGCGATGTTCACCCGCATCCTGCGCAACGACCTCGTCACCACGCTGCACGAGGACTTCATCCTCGCGGCCCGTGCCCGGGGCATGTCGCCCCTGCGGATCATGGTCAGCGACGCGCTCCGCCCATCGTCGTTCTCGTTGGTGACGGTGCTCGGCCTGAGCATCGGTCGGCTCGTCGGCAGCACCGTGATCGTCGAGTACCTCTTCGCGCTGCCCGGCATGGGCAAGCTCGTCATCGACGCCGCCAACCAGGGCAACTACCCGATGGTGCAGGGCGCCGTCCTGGTCATCGCCGTCATCTACGTCGGCAGCAACGCCCTGATCGACCGTTCCTATGGCTATCTCGACCCGAGGACCCGCCGTGCTCGCGCCTGA
- a CDS encoding NADH:flavin oxidoreductase: MTAPTVVPDVFSAGRIGPVQLRNRVIKAATYEGLAHRGRVTRDLVDFHVAYAKGGVGMTTVAYLAVAKDGRTDRHQVLWTDEAMPGLRTLTDAVHDAGAAVSAQIGHGGPVAEARSNRSPALAPSRRVNAIAMNTSQEATVADLDRIVAAHAHAAGRAAEAGFDAVEVHLGHNYLASAFLSPKLNKRTDEYGGSLRNRARLARQIMQAVRDEVGDRIAIIAKMNMDDGAPGGFWLDEAIPVAQWLEADGTLDALEMTAGSSLLNPMYLFKGDVPLDEFAGVMPQPIKAGVKMIGHRLLKSYPYTDGYLLEDSRQIRAAVNLPMILLGGVTDRPMMDTAMAEGFGFVAMARALLREPDLINRLQADAATRSLCNHCNKCMPTNYTGTRCVLVDRRTTRGTDWGKPAGYAGPNGVDPIR; encoded by the coding sequence GTGACCGCCCCGACGGTGGTGCCCGATGTCTTCTCGGCCGGCCGGATCGGCCCGGTGCAGTTGCGCAACCGGGTGATCAAGGCGGCGACGTACGAAGGGCTCGCGCATCGCGGGCGCGTCACCCGTGACCTCGTCGACTTCCACGTCGCCTACGCGAAGGGCGGGGTCGGCATGACGACCGTCGCCTACCTCGCCGTCGCCAAGGACGGTCGCACCGACCGGCACCAGGTCCTCTGGACCGACGAGGCGATGCCCGGACTGCGCACGCTGACCGACGCCGTCCACGACGCCGGCGCCGCGGTGTCGGCCCAGATCGGCCACGGTGGACCCGTCGCCGAGGCCCGGAGCAACAGGTCCCCGGCGTTGGCCCCCAGCCGGCGCGTCAACGCGATCGCGATGAACACCTCCCAGGAGGCGACCGTCGCCGACCTCGACCGGATCGTTGCCGCGCACGCGCACGCCGCGGGTCGCGCGGCGGAGGCTGGCTTCGATGCCGTCGAGGTGCACCTCGGCCACAACTACCTGGCCAGCGCGTTCCTGAGCCCGAAGCTGAACAAGCGCACCGATGAGTACGGCGGCAGCCTCCGCAACCGTGCCCGGCTGGCGCGGCAGATCATGCAGGCTGTCCGCGACGAGGTCGGCGACCGGATCGCGATCATCGCGAAGATGAACATGGACGACGGCGCCCCCGGCGGCTTCTGGCTCGACGAGGCGATCCCGGTCGCCCAGTGGCTCGAGGCCGACGGCACCCTGGATGCTCTGGAGATGACGGCGGGCAGTTCGCTGCTCAACCCGATGTACCTCTTCAAGGGTGATGTCCCGCTCGACGAGTTCGCGGGCGTCATGCCGCAGCCGATCAAGGCCGGCGTGAAGATGATCGGCCACCGGTTGCTGAAGAGCTACCCGTACACGGACGGCTACCTCCTCGAGGACTCCCGCCAGATCCGGGCCGCGGTCAACCTGCCGATGATCCTGCTCGGTGGTGTCACCGATCGCCCGATGATGGACACCGCCATGGCGGAGGGCTTCGGCTTCGTCGCCATGGCCCGCGCCCTGCTGCGCGAGCCCGACCTGATCAACCGGCTCCAGGCCGACGCGGCCACCCGTTCGCTGTGCAACCACTGCAACAAGTGCATGCCCACGAACTACACTGGCACGCGCTGCGTCCTGGTCGACCGCCGTACCACCCGTGGAACGGACTGGGGCAAGCCCGCCGGCTATGCGGGACCGAACGGTGTCGACCCCATCCGGTGA
- a CDS encoding class I adenylate-forming enzyme family protein — protein sequence MTTQTDPVASAHAAIAAISGPGGPSEMRIEEVLGAPIPVFTHRFRALHEVLAASVQYGDRTYLVSLEGRLTFAEHASRVSSLAHALREEYGVRRGDRVAISAANSAAWIESFWAVVSIGAIAVGCNAWWSPRELEYALELTDPVVVLADAKRKAALGDRDIPVIEFGAEHERLATARPDAPLPSADVAEDDPAVILFTSGTSGRPKGAVHTHRNLCSVIGFHRYNDVLAATFGDPVAPEDKVYLLAMPLFHIGSLHNLAVPRLANGSTAALHLGAFNPATVLELVQGARVTHWGAVPTMANRLLEFDGVRDYDTSSLSAFSLASAPSSAAFKKKLREHLPFAGALVDSYGLTESCTAVALATPMDLAESPGTLGRPIVGVEMEVRGPMGAVLPAGEEGEICVRSAYNMLGYWQNPQATENAIDADRWLHTGDIGTMDEQGRIRLAARRSDLIIRGGENVYPAEVEGVLVDHPAVSECVVMGVPHDDLGQEVAAVIVPADATADADELIQVLREHVATELAHFKVPSRWRVAPQPLPRNATGKVIRPAVQP from the coding sequence ATGACCACCCAGACTGACCCTGTGGCGTCGGCGCACGCTGCCATCGCGGCGATCTCCGGCCCCGGCGGCCCGAGCGAGATGCGGATCGAAGAGGTCCTCGGCGCCCCGATTCCCGTGTTCACCCACCGGTTCCGTGCCCTGCACGAGGTTCTCGCCGCTTCGGTCCAGTACGGCGATCGCACGTACCTCGTCAGCCTCGAAGGTCGTCTCACCTTCGCCGAGCACGCCAGCCGGGTCTCGTCGCTCGCCCACGCCCTCCGGGAGGAGTACGGCGTCCGGCGTGGCGATCGCGTCGCGATTTCCGCTGCGAACTCGGCCGCCTGGATCGAGTCGTTCTGGGCGGTGGTCTCGATCGGGGCGATCGCGGTCGGTTGCAACGCGTGGTGGTCTCCCCGCGAACTGGAGTACGCGCTGGAACTGACCGACCCGGTCGTCGTCCTCGCGGACGCGAAGCGGAAGGCCGCCCTGGGCGACCGGGACATCCCCGTGATCGAGTTCGGTGCCGAGCACGAGCGTCTCGCCACGGCCCGTCCGGACGCGCCGCTGCCCTCGGCGGACGTCGCCGAGGACGACCCGGCGGTCATCCTGTTCACCTCGGGCACCTCGGGCCGCCCGAAGGGCGCGGTTCACACGCACCGCAACCTGTGCTCCGTCATCGGCTTCCACCGCTACAACGACGTCCTTGCGGCGACCTTCGGTGACCCGGTGGCGCCCGAGGACAAGGTGTACCTGCTGGCGATGCCGCTGTTCCACATCGGCAGCCTGCACAACCTCGCAGTGCCGCGCCTCGCCAACGGCAGCACGGCTGCCCTGCACCTGGGTGCCTTCAACCCGGCGACCGTCCTGGAACTCGTGCAGGGCGCTCGCGTCACCCACTGGGGCGCCGTACCGACGATGGCCAACCGGCTGCTGGAGTTCGACGGGGTGCGGGACTACGACACGTCGTCGCTCTCCGCGTTCTCGCTCGCGTCCGCGCCGTCGTCGGCGGCCTTCAAGAAGAAGCTGCGCGAGCACCTGCCCTTCGCGGGGGCCCTGGTCGACAGCTACGGCCTGACCGAGTCCTGCACCGCGGTGGCGCTGGCGACTCCGATGGACCTGGCGGAGTCGCCGGGCACCCTGGGCCGGCCGATCGTCGGCGTCGAGATGGAGGTCCGCGGCCCGATGGGCGCCGTCCTCCCGGCCGGCGAGGAGGGCGAGATCTGCGTCCGCAGCGCTTACAACATGCTCGGTTACTGGCAGAACCCGCAGGCCACCGAGAACGCGATCGACGCGGACCGCTGGCTGCACACCGGTGACATCGGCACGATGGATGAGCAGGGCCGGATCCGGCTCGCGGCCCGTCGTTCCGACCTGATCATCCGCGGCGGCGAGAACGTCTATCCCGCCGAGGTCGAGGGCGTCCTCGTCGACCACCCCGCGGTCAGCGAGTGCGTGGTGATGGGCGTACCGCACGACGACCTCGGGCAGGAGGTGGCAGCGGTGATCGTCCCGGCCGACGCCACGGCCGACGCCGACGAGTTGATCCAGGTGCTGCGGGAACACGTCGCCACCGAGCTCGCGCACTTCAAGGTGCCGAGCCGCTGGCGCGTGGCGCCGCAGCCGTTGCCGCGCAACGCCACCGGCAAGGTCATCCGACCGGCGGTGCAGCCGTGA
- a CDS encoding SDR family oxidoreductase: MNALNGQVAIVTGAGQGVGQGIALALASEGVSVAVVGRTVSKLEATCALLRERGVRAEAYGLDVLDTDAIAPLVDQIAADFGRVDLLVNNAYSGSMMPLLDMSMKNFTKGFVSGPFAAFAFMKAAHPHLVAAGGGSIVNLVTSAMVRWDPTTYGGYAAAKTALRSLTRSAAVEWAGDGIRVNSIAPHALSPGLKWWTENNPEEAAEFVAAIPMKRIGDPEADIGRAVVALVGPDLAYLTGATIPLDGGQAHF; the protein is encoded by the coding sequence ATGAACGCATTGAACGGACAGGTCGCGATCGTCACCGGCGCAGGTCAGGGTGTCGGGCAGGGCATCGCCCTCGCCCTCGCCAGCGAGGGCGTTTCGGTCGCCGTCGTCGGCCGCACGGTCTCCAAGCTGGAGGCCACCTGCGCGCTCCTGCGCGAGCGTGGCGTGCGCGCCGAGGCCTACGGTCTCGACGTCCTCGACACCGATGCGATCGCCCCGCTGGTCGACCAGATCGCCGCCGACTTCGGCCGCGTCGACCTGCTCGTCAACAACGCGTACTCCGGCTCGATGATGCCCCTGCTCGACATGAGCATGAAGAACTTCACCAAGGGCTTCGTCTCCGGCCCGTTCGCCGCGTTCGCCTTCATGAAGGCCGCGCACCCGCACCTCGTCGCTGCGGGCGGCGGCTCGATCGTGAACCTGGTGACCTCAGCGATGGTGCGCTGGGACCCGACGACCTACGGCGGGTACGCCGCCGCGAAGACCGCCCTGCGCTCACTGACCCGCTCCGCTGCGGTCGAGTGGGCCGGCGACGGGATCCGCGTGAACAGCATCGCCCCGCACGCCCTCTCCCCCGGGTTGAAGTGGTGGACCGAGAACAACCCCGAGGAAGCCGCCGAGTTCGTCGCCGCCATCCCGATGAAGCGGATCGGTGACCCGGAGGCCGACATCGGCCGCGCCGTCGTCGCCCTGGTCGGCCCCGACCTCGCCTACCTCACCGGCGCGACCATCCCCCTCGACGGCGGCCAGGCGCACTTCTGA
- a CDS encoding SDR family oxidoreductase, giving the protein MSRVIAVTGAASGIGAVTAGLLRDRGDRVIGVDLKDVEVCADLSTVDGRAAAVAQIGELARGQLHGLITCAGLSRAGAPQVSVNYFGTTDLVTGLQPVLAAASAPRVALVGSISGTHPNDTAIVEACLAGDEAAALAAAEAAVAAGRAHEIYSSTKAALAQWLRRIAVTPEFAGAGIPVNAIAPGVVLTPMTAELVSDPQWKSIMDAAVPMPLNGYAEPEVIGNALLWLIAPENSHMAGQVVYVDGGAEVVTSAG; this is encoded by the coding sequence ATGAGCCGTGTCATTGCCGTCACCGGAGCAGCGTCCGGGATCGGAGCCGTCACTGCCGGCCTGCTGCGTGACCGCGGCGACCGGGTGATCGGGGTCGACCTGAAGGACGTCGAGGTCTGTGCCGACCTGTCGACCGTCGACGGCCGTGCGGCTGCGGTGGCGCAGATCGGCGAGCTTGCTAGGGGGCAGCTCCACGGGCTGATCACCTGCGCCGGCCTCAGCCGCGCGGGAGCCCCTCAGGTCAGCGTCAACTACTTCGGTACGACGGACCTGGTCACCGGGCTGCAGCCGGTGCTCGCCGCTGCGTCCGCTCCGCGGGTCGCCCTGGTCGGCTCGATCTCCGGCACCCACCCGAACGACACCGCGATCGTCGAGGCCTGCCTGGCCGGCGACGAAGCCGCCGCACTCGCTGCCGCTGAGGCGGCGGTTGCGGCCGGTCGCGCACACGAGATCTATTCCTCGACCAAGGCCGCCCTGGCGCAGTGGCTGCGACGCATCGCCGTCACGCCCGAGTTCGCCGGAGCCGGGATCCCGGTGAACGCCATCGCGCCCGGCGTCGTCCTCACGCCCATGACGGCGGAGCTCGTCTCCGACCCGCAGTGGAAGTCGATCATGGACGCGGCCGTCCCGATGCCGCTCAACGGCTACGCCGAGCCCGAGGTCATCGGCAACGCGCTGCTCTGGCTGATCGCCCCCGAGAACTCCCACATGGCCGGTCAGGTCGTGTACGTCGACGGCGGCGCGGAAGTCGTCACCTCGGCTGGCTGA
- a CDS encoding TetR family transcriptional regulator, with protein sequence MPRIAEARQPAEPTSDEQKDRYRRILKAASKLGAVHGLERMQMADVAKEAGVAIATLYRYFPSKTDLFVAVLHGQVNTLSASAVKEPDSVGNAGAVADVLIAAGRRLLERPQLATAMLQANNAAQLQGGREYTEANAAFHRVLLDALGVDEPVDEDLRMVRIIEQTWYGVLISVLNKVINIEQAEEDVRLAARLLLGPRYDEGQTS encoded by the coding sequence GTGCCGCGAATCGCCGAGGCCCGGCAACCCGCTGAGCCCACCTCTGACGAGCAGAAGGACCGCTACCGGCGGATCCTGAAGGCCGCCAGCAAGCTCGGGGCCGTCCACGGTCTCGAGCGGATGCAGATGGCCGACGTCGCGAAGGAAGCCGGCGTCGCGATCGCCACGCTCTACCGCTACTTCCCGTCCAAGACCGACCTGTTCGTCGCCGTACTCCACGGCCAGGTGAACACCCTGAGCGCCTCCGCGGTCAAGGAGCCGGACAGTGTCGGGAACGCCGGGGCCGTCGCGGACGTCCTGATCGCCGCCGGCCGACGGCTGCTCGAGCGGCCCCAGCTCGCGACCGCCATGCTCCAGGCCAACAACGCCGCCCAGTTGCAGGGCGGACGGGAGTACACCGAGGCGAACGCCGCCTTCCACCGTGTGCTGCTCGACGCCCTCGGTGTCGACGAGCCCGTCGACGAGGACCTGCGGATGGTCCGGATCATCGAACAGACCTGGTACGGCGTCCTGATCTCCGTGCTCAACAAGGTCATCAACATCGAACAAGCCGAGGAAGATGTCCGGCTCGCCGCGCGTCTGCTCCTCGGTCCGCGCTACGACGAAGGACAGACCTCATGA
- a CDS encoding Rieske 2Fe-2S domain-containing protein, which produces MTTNDQIRQIEVDAGPRRFARGWHCLGLARDLADGKPHQINAFGQKLVVFTGEDGTINVLDAFCRHMGGDLSQGTVKGNEIACPFHDWRWGGDGRCKQIPYARRVPLRARTAAWPTLVQDGMVFVWNDPEGNPPPADVTIPRIPQVDSDKWTDWIWYETVIEGANCREIVDNVVDMAHFFYIHYSFPTYFKNVFEGTAAYQYMDGAGREDVRPVTPSKTNPTVLGTTSVAAYHGPSFMIDEVTYHYEDLDVDTILINCHYPIDENSFVLQYGIIVEKKEGISDEDADLMAAKTGKFIKYGFEQDVAIWKSKARIDNPLLCEEDGPVYQLRRWYQQFYVDVDDVTPEMTDRFEFEIDTTRPNEAWRAEVEQNLAARAPAQG; this is translated from the coding sequence ATGACGACCAACGACCAGATCCGCCAGATCGAGGTGGACGCAGGTCCGCGGCGGTTCGCCCGCGGCTGGCACTGCCTGGGACTCGCCCGCGACCTCGCGGACGGCAAGCCCCACCAGATCAACGCGTTCGGCCAGAAGCTCGTCGTGTTCACGGGCGAGGACGGCACCATCAACGTGCTCGACGCCTTCTGCCGACACATGGGCGGCGACCTGTCGCAGGGCACCGTCAAGGGCAACGAGATCGCGTGTCCGTTCCACGACTGGCGCTGGGGCGGCGACGGTCGCTGCAAGCAGATCCCCTACGCCCGCCGCGTCCCGCTGCGCGCCCGCACCGCAGCGTGGCCGACGCTCGTCCAGGACGGCATGGTCTTCGTCTGGAACGACCCGGAGGGCAATCCGCCGCCGGCCGACGTGACGATCCCCCGCATCCCGCAGGTCGACTCCGACAAGTGGACCGACTGGATCTGGTACGAGACGGTCATCGAAGGCGCCAACTGCCGCGAGATCGTCGACAACGTCGTGGACATGGCCCACTTCTTCTACATCCACTACTCCTTCCCGACGTACTTCAAGAACGTCTTCGAGGGCACCGCGGCCTACCAGTACATGGATGGCGCGGGACGTGAGGACGTCCGTCCGGTGACCCCGTCGAAGACCAACCCGACGGTGCTCGGCACGACCAGCGTCGCGGCGTACCACGGCCCGAGCTTCATGATCGACGAGGTGACGTACCACTACGAGGACCTCGACGTGGACACCATCCTGATCAACTGCCACTACCCGATCGATGAGAACTCGTTCGTTCTCCAGTACGGGATCATCGTGGAGAAGAAGGAAGGCATCTCCGACGAGGATGCCGACCTGATGGCCGCCAAGACCGGCAAGTTCATCAAGTACGGCTTCGAGCAGGACGTCGCCATCTGGAAGAGCAAGGCCCGGATCGACAACCCGCTGCTGTGCGAGGAGGACGGCCCGGTCTACCAGCTGCGTCGCTGGTACCAGCAGTTCTACGTCGACGTCGACGACGTCACACCCGAGATGACCGACCGCTTCGAGTTCGAGATCGACACCACGCGGCCCAACGAAGCCTGGCGTGCCGAGGTCGAGCAGAACCTCGCCGCCCGAGCACCAGCGCAAGGTTGA
- a CDS encoding SDR family NAD(P)-dependent oxidoreductase, translating into MVDVQKYGPWAVIAGGSEGVGAEFAQHLAADGFNLVLIARKPGPLEATAEAICELGVEVRTIAADLTDPAAIAAITDATTDVEIGLLVYNAGANSYGRAFTAGELPGFQGVIDLNITAMLALTHHYAGPMRERRRGGILLVGSLAGYVGTSTEAIYGGVKAFGRIFAEGLWAELREYDVDVLELVLGVTRTPAMERAGLNFDVPGMHVSEPADVAREGLAALANGPVHVISGNEPMVERRMSTDRARLVAGTEKVMRMLVPQH; encoded by the coding sequence ATGGTCGACGTCCAGAAGTACGGCCCCTGGGCCGTCATCGCCGGCGGCTCCGAGGGCGTGGGCGCCGAGTTCGCCCAGCACCTGGCGGCCGACGGCTTCAACCTCGTCCTGATCGCCCGCAAGCCCGGGCCGCTCGAAGCGACCGCTGAAGCGATCTGCGAACTCGGCGTCGAAGTCCGCACCATCGCGGCCGACCTGACCGACCCGGCCGCGATCGCGGCGATCACCGACGCGACCACCGACGTCGAGATCGGCCTGCTCGTCTACAACGCCGGCGCCAACAGTTACGGCCGCGCCTTCACCGCCGGCGAACTGCCCGGCTTCCAGGGCGTCATCGACCTCAACATCACGGCGATGCTCGCGCTGACCCACCACTACGCAGGCCCGATGCGGGAGCGTCGCCGCGGCGGCATCCTGCTCGTCGGCTCACTGGCCGGCTACGTCGGCACCTCGACCGAGGCGATCTACGGCGGCGTCAAGGCGTTCGGCCGGATCTTCGCGGAGGGCCTCTGGGCCGAACTCCGTGAGTACGACGTCGACGTGCTCGAACTCGTCCTGGGCGTCACCCGCACCCCGGCCATGGAGCGCGCGGGGCTGAACTTCGACGTCCCCGGGATGCACGTCTCCGAGCCTGCGGACGTTGCCCGCGAAGGCCTCGCCGCCCTGGCGAACGGCCCCGTGCACGTGATCAGCGGCAACGAGCCGATGGTCGAGCGCCGGATGAGCACCGACCGTGCCCGGCTCGTCGCCGGGACCGAGAAGGTCATGCGGATGCTGGTCCCCCAGCACTGA
- a CDS encoding IclR family transcriptional regulator, whose protein sequence is MSALTIERTETTTERELPPSMVERMTLILDLFTSRESRETLEQIARTTGLPRSTAHRILDQLVRLEWLEHSAQGYGLGRRSLVLGGGSDDHSDLRSAASPYLHDLLIRTGAVIHLAVLDGDQVRYLDKFGGRFAATVPSRVGGTAPAHCTGLGKAMLAWLEPEYVDELVGEQIPVRTPATISELDALHRELGRIRGRGGLALERGECFPDIACVAAAIRGPRGPVGAISVVAAAGTALERVAPLVVDAVRRIAADLYPDMPQRPAHRSGRAATVTRIRNAG, encoded by the coding sequence ATGTCGGCGCTGACGATCGAACGGACCGAGACGACCACCGAGCGGGAACTCCCGCCGTCGATGGTCGAACGGATGACCCTGATCCTCGACCTGTTCACCTCCCGCGAGTCCCGCGAGACGCTCGAGCAGATCGCCCGCACCACGGGCCTGCCGCGGTCGACCGCGCACCGCATCCTGGACCAGTTGGTCCGCCTCGAGTGGCTCGAGCACTCGGCACAGGGCTACGGCCTGGGGCGACGCTCGCTCGTCCTCGGCGGCGGCAGCGACGACCACAGTGACTTGCGGTCCGCGGCGTCGCCGTACCTCCACGACCTGCTGATCCGTACCGGTGCGGTCATCCACCTCGCCGTCCTCGACGGCGACCAGGTGCGCTACCTCGACAAGTTCGGTGGCCGCTTCGCCGCCACCGTCCCGTCGCGCGTCGGCGGTACGGCGCCCGCCCACTGCACCGGTCTCGGCAAGGCGATGCTCGCCTGGCTCGAACCGGAGTACGTCGACGAACTGGTCGGGGAGCAGATCCCCGTCCGCACGCCCGCCACCATCTCCGAGCTCGACGCCCTGCACCGCGAGCTCGGCCGGATCCGCGGCCGCGGTGGCCTCGCGCTCGAGCGCGGCGAGTGCTTCCCCGACATCGCCTGCGTTGCTGCCGCGATCCGTGGTCCGCGCGGCCCGGTCGGCGCCATCTCCGTCGTGGCCGCCGCCGGCACGGCTCTCGAGCGGGTCGCTCCGCTCGTCGTGGACGCGGTGCGTCGCATCGCCGCCGACCTGTACCCGGACATGCCGCAGCGCCCGGCCCACCGCAGTGGCCGTGCCGCGACGGTGACCCGGATCCGCAACGCTGGTTGA